A genomic window from Aquitalea aquatilis includes:
- a CDS encoding phosphonate ABC transporter ATP-binding protein: protein MSLQFDSVGLQLGGTDILRDISLSLAQGEQAALIGPSGAGKTSLLLLAATRYRPSHGSLNLLGDNPWHLSPRWLAGLRSRIGMIYQAAPLPVRQRVVHAVAAGRLGQMSGWSALRQLLWPDDTAAILDSLQRVALADKLWQRCDQLSGGQRQRVGIARVLHQRPALMLADEPVAALDPRLAEDTIRLLCDEAAARQSSLLVSLHSVELALAYFPRIIGVRAGQIMFDLPREQVHPGVVSALYAGERLREAAEPHAAANSRQGLRC, encoded by the coding sequence GTGAGCCTGCAGTTTGACAGCGTCGGCCTACAACTGGGCGGCACGGACATCCTGCGCGATATCAGCCTGAGCCTGGCCCAGGGTGAGCAGGCGGCGCTGATTGGGCCGTCCGGTGCCGGCAAGACCTCGCTGTTATTGCTGGCCGCCACGCGCTACCGCCCCAGCCACGGCAGCCTCAATCTGCTGGGTGACAATCCCTGGCACTTGTCGCCGCGCTGGCTGGCCGGTTTGCGCAGCCGCATCGGCATGATCTATCAGGCGGCACCGCTGCCGGTACGCCAGCGGGTGGTGCATGCGGTGGCAGCCGGACGGCTGGGCCAGATGTCCGGCTGGAGCGCGCTGCGCCAGCTGCTGTGGCCAGACGACACCGCAGCCATCCTGGACAGCCTGCAGCGGGTGGCGCTGGCCGACAAGCTGTGGCAACGCTGCGACCAGCTTTCCGGCGGGCAACGCCAGCGTGTCGGCATTGCCCGGGTGCTGCATCAGCGTCCCGCGCTGATGCTGGCGGACGAGCCGGTCGCGGCGCTCGACCCCCGGCTGGCTGAGGACACCATCCGCCTGCTGTGCGACGAAGCCGCCGCACGCCAGTCCAGCCTGCTGGTCAGCCTGCATTCGGTTGAACTGGCACTGGCCTATTTCCCGCGCATCATCGGTGTGCGCGCCGGCCAGATCATGTTCGACCTGCCACGCGAACAGGTACACCCCGGCGTGGTCAGCGCCCTGTATGCCGGTGAAAGGCTGCGCGAGGCAGCGGAACCGCACGCCGCAGCCAACAGCCGTCAGGGCCTGCGATGCTGA
- a CDS encoding putative selenate ABC transporter substrate-binding protein has product MKTLKLTLATALLAVSALASAEEAVLKVSAIPDEAPTELQRKFAPLGQYLEKELGMKVQFVPVTDYAAVVTALNSDKIDLAWLGGFTFVQASLHGKVVPLVQREEDSKFTSKFIVNAAVGAKSLQDLKGKSFAFGSASSTSGHLMPRYFLQKEGIKPETFFKNVAYSGAHDATVAWVASGKVDAGALNASVWEKLVQSGKVDGNKVKLLATTPAFYDYNWTVRGNLDKKLQARISAAFLKLDSKNPQDKAILDLQRASRFIPTKADNYKGIEAAAEAAGLLK; this is encoded by the coding sequence ATGAAAACCCTCAAGCTCACGCTGGCCACTGCCCTGCTGGCCGTCTCCGCTCTGGCCTCGGCCGAAGAAGCCGTGCTGAAAGTCTCTGCCATTCCCGATGAGGCCCCTACCGAACTGCAACGCAAGTTTGCGCCGCTGGGCCAGTATCTGGAAAAGGAGCTGGGCATGAAGGTGCAATTCGTGCCGGTGACCGACTACGCCGCGGTGGTGACTGCGCTCAACAGCGACAAGATCGACCTGGCCTGGCTGGGTGGCTTTACCTTTGTGCAGGCCAGCCTGCATGGCAAGGTGGTGCCGCTGGTGCAGCGCGAGGAGGACAGCAAGTTCACCTCCAAATTCATCGTCAATGCGGCAGTGGGGGCCAAATCGCTGCAAGACCTCAAGGGCAAGAGCTTCGCTTTCGGCTCGGCCTCGTCGACCTCCGGCCACCTGATGCCGCGCTACTTCCTGCAAAAGGAAGGCATCAAGCCGGAAACCTTCTTCAAGAACGTCGCCTACTCCGGCGCACATGACGCCACCGTGGCCTGGGTAGCCTCCGGCAAGGTGGATGCCGGTGCGCTCAATGCCTCGGTATGGGAAAAGCTGGTGCAGAGTGGCAAGGTGGATGGCAACAAGGTGAAACTGCTGGCCACCACCCCGGCCTTCTACGACTACAACTGGACGGTGCGTGGCAATCTGGACAAGAAGCTGCAGGCCAGAATCAGCGCTGCTTTCCTCAAGCTGGACTCGAAAAATCCGCAAGACAAAGCCATTCTCGATCTGCAACGTGCCAGCCGCTTCATTCCCACCAAGGCTGACAACTACAAGGGCATCGAAGCAGCGGCAGAAGCGGCAGGCCTGCTCAAGTGA
- the phnE gene encoding phosphonate ABC transporter, permease protein PhnE, producing MLSSHPRDPARWPRLLTLLLCLALLAPSFSLTQFNPATLANPDSWRTMAGFVAGFFPMALQADFLRDVARETLTTLASATAGIALAMLLGAPLAFVTSHALQRHVLGGERPARLACWLASVLRGLMVILRGIPEIVWALLLVRAVGLGSLPAVLAIGLAYGGMLAKVYAEILESQTRELASALYLQGASRWQCLLYGLWPQALPELLSYSVYRWECAIRASAVMGFVGAGGVGQLLDTSLKMLNGGEVSTLLLVFLLLVSLSEGISLLSRRALGSAAATRMLPALGLLAVAASVLWLWPGWRDSGFDTSAIARFARDFFPPASDMLNEIAHGIVETLAMSGLGSVLALLLGALLAMPAAGRFGWVAKWLSRLLLNLLRGVPDLLWASIAVLAVGLGPAAGVLALALHTTGVLGRLFAETLENADLEPELALQQAGAGRLLAFAYGQLPTVFSQWLAYTLYRWENNIRSATVLGIVGAGGLGQQLYLALSLFQQHRAASLIIAMLLLSWAVEQLSRYCRQRMG from the coding sequence ATGCTGAGCAGCCATCCACGCGACCCGGCGCGCTGGCCGCGCCTGCTTACCCTGCTGCTGTGTCTGGCCTTGCTGGCCCCCAGCTTCAGCCTGACCCAGTTCAACCCCGCCACCCTGGCCAACCCGGATAGCTGGCGCACCATGGCCGGCTTTGTCGCCGGTTTCTTTCCCATGGCGCTGCAGGCGGATTTTCTGCGCGATGTGGCACGCGAAACCCTGACCACCCTGGCCAGTGCCACCGCCGGCATCGCCCTGGCCATGCTGCTGGGCGCACCGCTGGCCTTTGTCACCAGCCACGCCTTGCAGCGCCATGTTCTGGGCGGCGAACGCCCGGCCCGCCTGGCCTGCTGGCTCGCCAGCGTGCTGCGCGGGCTGATGGTGATATTGCGCGGCATTCCGGAAATCGTCTGGGCGCTGCTCTTGGTGCGGGCGGTTGGCCTGGGCAGCCTGCCTGCCGTGCTGGCCATCGGCCTCGCTTATGGCGGCATGCTGGCCAAGGTGTATGCCGAGATTCTGGAATCACAAACACGCGAGCTGGCTTCTGCCCTGTATCTGCAAGGCGCCAGCCGCTGGCAGTGCCTGTTGTACGGCCTGTGGCCACAAGCCCTGCCCGAGCTGCTGAGCTATAGCGTGTATCGCTGGGAGTGCGCCATCCGCGCTTCGGCAGTGATGGGCTTTGTCGGTGCCGGTGGCGTGGGCCAGTTGCTGGACACCAGCCTGAAAATGCTGAATGGCGGCGAAGTCAGCACCCTGTTGCTGGTTTTCCTGCTGCTGGTCAGCTTGAGCGAAGGCATCAGCCTGTTGTCGCGCCGTGCCCTGGGCAGTGCGGCCGCTACCCGCATGCTGCCGGCGCTGGGCCTGCTGGCCGTGGCTGCCAGCGTGTTGTGGCTGTGGCCTGGCTGGCGTGATAGTGGTTTCGACACCAGCGCCATCGCGCGCTTTGCCCGGGACTTCTTCCCCCCGGCCAGCGACATGCTCAACGAAATCGCCCACGGCATTGTGGAAACACTGGCCATGTCCGGACTGGGCAGCGTGCTCGCCTTGTTGCTTGGCGCGCTGCTGGCCATGCCGGCAGCCGGCCGCTTTGGCTGGGTCGCAAAATGGCTGAGCCGGCTCTTGCTGAATCTGCTGCGTGGCGTGCCTGACCTGCTGTGGGCTTCCATTGCCGTACTGGCGGTCGGCCTTGGCCCGGCCGCCGGGGTACTGGCACTGGCTCTGCACACCACCGGCGTGCTGGGGCGGCTGTTTGCCGAGACACTGGAAAACGCCGACCTGGAGCCGGAGCTGGCCTTGCAACAGGCCGGGGCCGGCAGGCTGCTAGCCTTTGCCTATGGCCAGTTGCCCACGGTATTCAGCCAATGGCTGGCCTATACCCTGTACCGCTGGGAAAACAATATTCGCAGCGCCACCGTGCTGGGCATCGTAGGTGCTGGTGGCCTGGGGCAGCAGCTGTATCTGGCCTTGTCCTTGTTCCAGCAGCATCGGGCGGCCAGCCTGATCATCGCCATGCTGCTGCTGTCGTGGGCGGTGGAGCAGCTCAGTCGTTATTGCCGGCAGCGCATGGGCTGA